In one Pseudodesulfovibrio sp. JC047 genomic region, the following are encoded:
- a CDS encoding carboxymuconolactone decarboxylase family protein, translated as MKEPAEKATELFRHMNKNRRDVFKAYQSFTATIKKGSAIEDKYQSLILIACSILSQCDMCISLHVQNAATHGATRDEIIDAGLLAVAMGGSPKMMYMRHVYEEVEKLFD; from the coding sequence ATGAAAGAACCTGCTGAAAAAGCGACAGAACTCTTTCGTCACATGAACAAGAACCGTCGGGATGTCTTCAAGGCATACCAGAGTTTTACCGCTACCATCAAAAAGGGCAGCGCCATTGAGGACAAATATCAGTCTTTGATTTTGATTGCCTGTTCCATTCTGTCCCAGTGCGACATGTGTATCTCTTTGCATGTGCAGAACGCGGCCACTCATGGAGCTACCAGGGATGAAATCATCGATGCCGGTCTTTTGGCCGTTGCCATGGGTGGTTCTCCGAAGATGATGTACATGCGGCATGTGTACGAAGAGGTTGAAAAATTATTTGATTAG
- a CDS encoding flagellar hook protein FlgE, which yields MGLGASLYSGISGLTAHSERMTVIGNNLANVNTTGFKGARMQFEDLMSTDFSTVNGVGQVGRGVRVSTVYSDFGQGAFESSSEATDMAISGDGMFLVSPLGEDMKYFSRAGNFRFDQDGFLVDPHGYILQGWEIERSSTSVTTTSSNTSLSPRSARIIGTPTDIRLENFQSEPNPTTNVSMVTNLDPTAPDNSSSSTDPYFAMFSNWHGDKETPLPPTLYSYSSTLKVYDDIGTAHNLTVYYDQVTMSNAGGDTVWEYMVTCEPNADRRILSGMDGQDTSIGQAETSAAGVLMIGTMTFTTGQLSGMSAYTLKSNGGGSVKDLNNWSLADFSTSGYPVCTANFLGKSNASTAEATNATPLQIDFGISNRDLSSNGGPVTIGWEGGLGSLPQTAAMVGSDVSSAGYLANFKDPAVSALATQSFDTGGPSTLFQSQDGYSAGILQNISVSREGVITGHYSNGQVLELYAVTLATFTNEHGLRREGGNLFSETRESGPALTGQAGSTGKGTIDGNSLEMSNVDMATEFVRMISTQRGFQANTKVITTTDSMLGEVIAMKR from the coding sequence ATGGGTTTAGGAGCATCATTGTATTCCGGTATTTCGGGGCTTACAGCGCATTCCGAACGGATGACGGTCATCGGCAACAACCTCGCCAACGTGAACACCACGGGGTTCAAAGGCGCACGAATGCAGTTCGAAGACCTCATGAGCACCGATTTTTCCACGGTCAACGGCGTGGGTCAGGTCGGACGCGGCGTTCGGGTCTCCACAGTCTATTCGGACTTTGGCCAGGGTGCGTTCGAGTCATCGTCCGAAGCAACGGACATGGCCATCTCCGGTGACGGCATGTTTCTGGTGTCGCCCCTCGGCGAAGACATGAAATATTTTTCCAGAGCGGGCAATTTCCGTTTTGATCAGGACGGATTCCTCGTTGATCCACATGGATATATCCTTCAAGGATGGGAAATCGAACGATCCAGCACCTCGGTCACCACGACCAGTTCGAACACGTCCCTGTCCCCGCGTTCCGCACGAATCATCGGGACTCCCACGGATATCCGTCTGGAAAACTTCCAATCCGAGCCGAATCCGACCACCAATGTGTCCATGGTCACCAACCTGGACCCGACAGCACCGGATAATTCTTCAAGCAGCACGGACCCCTACTTTGCCATGTTCAGTAACTGGCACGGCGACAAAGAGACACCGCTGCCACCGACACTCTATTCCTATTCGAGCACGCTGAAGGTCTATGACGACATCGGCACAGCCCACAATCTGACCGTCTATTATGACCAAGTCACCATGAGCAATGCCGGTGGCGACACAGTCTGGGAATACATGGTCACCTGTGAACCAAACGCTGACCGCCGGATTCTCAGTGGTATGGATGGTCAGGACACCTCCATCGGACAGGCCGAAACATCGGCGGCCGGCGTTCTGATGATTGGCACCATGACATTTACCACCGGCCAATTGTCCGGCATGAGCGCGTACACGCTCAAATCGAACGGCGGCGGTTCGGTCAAGGACTTGAACAACTGGTCACTGGCGGATTTTTCCACCAGCGGTTACCCGGTGTGTACAGCCAACTTCCTCGGCAAATCAAACGCCAGTACAGCCGAAGCCACCAATGCCACCCCGCTCCAAATTGATTTTGGTATTTCCAACAGGGATTTGTCCAGTAACGGCGGCCCCGTCACCATTGGTTGGGAAGGAGGACTCGGTTCTCTGCCACAAACGGCCGCCATGGTCGGTAGTGATGTCAGCAGTGCCGGCTATCTGGCCAACTTCAAAGACCCGGCAGTCAGTGCCCTGGCCACTCAAAGCTTTGACACCGGCGGTCCGTCCACCCTGTTCCAAAGTCAGGACGGATACTCCGCAGGTATCCTGCAAAATATCTCGGTTTCCCGCGAAGGCGTCATCACCGGCCACTATTCCAACGGTCAGGTGTTGGAACTCTACGCGGTCACACTGGCGACCTTTACCAATGAACACGGTCTCAGGCGTGAAGGCGGCAACCTGTTCTCCGAAACCCGCGAATCCGGCCCAGCCCTAACCGGGCAGGCAGGCTCCACGGGCAAGGGAACCATTGATGGCAACTCCCTGGAGATGTCCAATGTGGATATGGCCACCGAATTCGTCCGCATGATTAGCACGCAGCGCGGATTCCAGGCCAACACCAAGGTTATCACCACCACGGACTCAATGCTCGGCGAAGTCATCGCCATGAAACGATAA
- a CDS encoding glycosyltransferase family 9 protein — MTGKKPILILQMQRMGDLILSYPLMLWLARRYPDHPILVAAEASFFTPLMKLSPAVTYIPWSEAHRLKRHSFKLVLNLSIQEKAAILAGEVTSEQVLGPVQAADGSRFVHGDWQLYRASLVTNNRFNRYHWAELNALDCIPYADIHATQFDTPRTVPDNRTVGLFLGASDTAKRPSAPFWAALVDELHGRDLRPVLFGGPAEKPLGRQVASLAAGQTLDLCGTLGLDELSAVGQTIALFITPDTGPMHLAVWSGVKCLNLSMGNVNAWETGPYSPGHTILRADMDCAKGCWACSRDKLSCHDAFKPGPVAAFAARMIAGDGPTKLARMKLPGLAAFETGTSDLGLFHLTRLDQTPPDAERLLSRFWQRFFGAHFGLWETTRCTEAWNDLTQHAEKETTILLGHLPEMGRQFKHGLRHGSILDDTFWVESPTPIKPLTGYAHLFLENTDYSRSGWSMALTLLEKLIALCQ, encoded by the coding sequence ATGACCGGGAAAAAACCGATACTCATACTCCAGATGCAACGGATGGGAGATCTCATTCTCTCCTACCCGCTCATGCTCTGGCTCGCCCGACGGTATCCCGACCATCCGATCCTTGTCGCTGCCGAGGCTTCCTTTTTCACCCCGCTGATGAAACTCTCGCCAGCAGTAACCTATATTCCATGGTCCGAAGCCCACCGCCTCAAACGGCATTCTTTTAAATTGGTCCTGAATCTGTCCATTCAGGAAAAGGCGGCCATTCTGGCCGGCGAAGTGACATCCGAACAGGTACTCGGCCCGGTTCAAGCCGCAGACGGCTCCCGTTTTGTCCACGGAGACTGGCAACTGTATCGGGCCTCTCTTGTCACGAACAACCGCTTCAACCGATATCATTGGGCGGAACTCAACGCATTGGATTGTATTCCATATGCTGATATCCACGCCACCCAATTCGATACACCACGCACCGTGCCCGACAACCGCACCGTGGGGCTGTTCCTCGGGGCGAGCGACACGGCGAAACGCCCTTCCGCACCATTCTGGGCCGCATTGGTCGATGAACTTCATGGCCGGGACCTGCGCCCGGTCCTGTTTGGAGGCCCCGCAGAAAAACCCCTTGGCCGACAGGTCGCATCCCTCGCCGCCGGTCAAACGCTGGATCTGTGCGGCACGCTCGGTCTGGATGAACTGAGTGCCGTCGGCCAGACTATCGCACTTTTCATCACCCCGGATACCGGTCCCATGCATTTGGCAGTCTGGTCCGGCGTGAAATGCCTGAACCTGTCCATGGGCAACGTCAACGCCTGGGAAACCGGTCCCTATTCGCCCGGACACACCATTCTGCGTGCCGACATGGACTGCGCCAAAGGATGCTGGGCCTGTTCCCGCGACAAACTCTCTTGCCACGACGCATTCAAACCCGGACCAGTGGCCGCTTTTGCCGCACGCATGATCGCCGGGGATGGACCGACCAAACTCGCCCGGATGAAGCTTCCGGGACTGGCCGCCTTTGAAACAGGAACATCCGATCTCGGTCTTTTCCATCTCACCCGACTCGACCAGACCCCACCGGATGCCGAACGATTGCTGTCCCGCTTCTGGCAACGCTTTTTCGGTGCGCACTTCGGTCTCTGGGAAACAACCCGGTGCACGGAAGCATGGAACGATTTGACGCAACACGCCGAAAAAGAAACGACCATTCTACTGGGACATCTTCCGGAAATGGGCCGCCAGTTCAAACACGGGCTTCGTCACGGAAGCATCCTGGATGACACGTTCTGGGTCGAAAGTCCCACCCCGATCAAACCACTCACTGGCTACGCTCACCTGTTTCTCGAAAACACCGACTACTCCCGTTCTGGCTGGAGCATGGCTCTCACCCTGCTGGAAAAGCTTATCGCTCTCTGTCAATAA
- a CDS encoding flagellar hook-length control protein FliK: protein MQNIPGIAIQKPTEQIPVMKIAPANTGDQNDKFMDLFNTHANLVEDELALTPVSSQEKMLESGPASEDQEATVNAAGNEVPIQDDPEPTEAPLDTRMTEEDFEEIRDDLEAYGMSQEKLDAIEEKIRSDEGMTWGEFTEVVAQSMAEMRTNEFSETEKGKLTSFFSKFGFSDTESDALIRDLENGNQAKVLKALQVKMDAMPKDQRLLFDKQEVEAFTSALGFSKEFTSKLQELFGTNALPKDIKQAFTLIQQEMTALDAKDQTLLQAVTKGFVHAMGDAAKESTLARQVAEAVDLKPRVAEDAFKAETNRDFTQVTDNRQQGLSETHHTKAPAAANQQQPESDTHWTTLLEKVATNDAGTERAQVNVKTDETINTLKTGLTSSTEIGTGTKTHAWEKVSAPKVMKQVDNAFIKTLNNGAKQLTVQLTPENLGKLSIVLQVNGKEVNASIRAENHEAAKIIHENLDIIKNSLENQGLKVEKLDVQTGLANNQDAHEWFGQEQHNMARDREAMAAMRSHMKNMRNGNDGPMAQDLQLLREQAINAAHGLHVIA, encoded by the coding sequence ATGCAAAATATTCCTGGCATCGCCATCCAAAAGCCGACCGAACAGATTCCGGTCATGAAAATCGCCCCGGCAAACACGGGGGACCAAAATGACAAGTTCATGGATCTGTTCAACACACACGCAAATCTCGTCGAAGATGAGCTGGCGCTGACCCCTGTCTCCTCACAGGAAAAAATGCTGGAATCCGGCCCCGCTTCCGAAGACCAGGAAGCCACTGTCAATGCCGCTGGGAACGAAGTTCCGATTCAAGATGATCCCGAACCAACCGAAGCGCCTCTGGACACGCGTATGACAGAAGAGGATTTCGAAGAGATCAGGGACGACCTCGAAGCCTATGGCATGTCTCAGGAAAAGCTGGACGCGATCGAAGAAAAGATTCGGAGCGACGAAGGCATGACCTGGGGAGAATTCACCGAAGTCGTGGCCCAGAGTATGGCCGAAATGCGCACCAACGAATTTTCCGAGACTGAAAAAGGGAAGTTGACCAGCTTCTTCTCGAAGTTCGGATTCTCGGACACGGAAAGCGACGCACTCATCCGAGATCTGGAAAACGGCAATCAGGCCAAAGTCCTGAAGGCGCTCCAGGTCAAGATGGACGCCATGCCAAAGGATCAACGCCTCCTGTTCGACAAGCAGGAAGTCGAAGCGTTTACTTCGGCACTCGGTTTTTCCAAAGAATTCACGAGTAAACTCCAGGAACTCTTCGGGACAAACGCCCTGCCCAAAGACATCAAGCAGGCCTTTACCCTCATTCAACAGGAAATGACGGCACTGGATGCCAAGGACCAGACCTTGCTCCAGGCCGTGACCAAAGGGTTTGTTCATGCCATGGGAGACGCAGCCAAGGAAAGCACCCTCGCCCGTCAGGTTGCGGAAGCCGTGGACCTCAAACCACGTGTGGCCGAAGACGCCTTCAAGGCCGAAACAAACCGAGATTTCACGCAAGTAACAGACAACCGTCAGCAGGGACTGTCGGAGACGCACCACACAAAGGCACCCGCAGCGGCCAATCAGCAACAACCGGAATCCGATACGCATTGGACCACCCTGCTTGAAAAGGTTGCCACAAACGATGCCGGAACAGAACGCGCTCAGGTCAACGTCAAGACTGACGAGACCATCAACACGCTCAAGACGGGATTGACCTCCTCAACCGAAATCGGAACCGGAACAAAAACACACGCATGGGAAAAAGTTTCCGCCCCCAAGGTCATGAAACAGGTGGACAATGCCTTCATCAAAACCCTGAATAATGGGGCCAAACAACTCACCGTACAGCTCACACCAGAAAACCTCGGCAAGCTCTCCATCGTGCTCCAGGTCAATGGGAAAGAGGTCAATGCAAGCATTCGGGCCGAGAACCATGAAGCGGCAAAGATTATCCATGAGAACCTTGATATAATTAAGAATTCTTTAGAAAATCAAGGACTCAAGGTTGAAAAACTTGATGTTCAGACCGGGCTTGCCAACAACCAGGATGCCCATGAATGGTTTGGTCAGGAACAGCACAACATGGCCCGAGATCGCGAGGCCATGGCCGCCATGCGCAGCCACATGAAAAATATGCGGAATGGAAATGACGGCCCAATGGCCCAAGACCTGCAACTTCTCCGTGAGCAGGCAATTAATGCCGCACATGGGTTACACGTTATTGCGTAA
- a CDS encoding flagellar hook assembly protein FlgD, giving the protein MGYIDNGGMILGAQEQRMAASNTPQHKSSMDQDSFLTILVAQLTHQDPLNPMEDTEMTSQLAQFSSLEQLTNINDGIKSLGSSMQQSDMLSAVSFIGKEVKAEGYKISMNEGNASTIYYGFGEPVSKIMMNIYDSEGAIIRSVELGSKKAGSYQYEWDGKNEAGQKVPDGQYGIGILGEDVNGKHVMVQTEISGRVDAVVNEKGTQYLRLSDGRFISFLNVKEVVDPGTAPIVKPDDDKSDEE; this is encoded by the coding sequence ATGGGTTACATAGACAATGGTGGAATGATTCTCGGGGCACAGGAACAACGGATGGCCGCGAGCAACACTCCGCAACACAAATCGAGCATGGATCAGGATTCTTTCCTGACGATTCTGGTAGCGCAACTGACGCATCAGGACCCGCTCAATCCGATGGAAGACACGGAGATGACATCCCAGTTGGCCCAGTTCTCAAGCCTTGAGCAACTCACCAACATCAATGACGGCATCAAGTCATTGGGGTCCTCCATGCAGCAAAGCGACATGCTCTCGGCAGTCAGCTTCATCGGCAAGGAAGTCAAGGCCGAAGGGTACAAAATCAGCATGAACGAAGGCAACGCCTCGACCATCTACTACGGTTTTGGCGAACCGGTCTCGAAAATCATGATGAATATTTACGATTCCGAAGGCGCCATCATCCGCTCTGTCGAACTGGGCAGCAAGAAGGCCGGATCATATCAGTACGAATGGGACGGAAAAAATGAAGCGGGTCAAAAAGTGCCAGACGGCCAGTACGGAATTGGCATTCTCGGTGAGGACGTCAATGGCAAACATGTCATGGTCCAAACGGAAATTTCCGGCCGAGTTGATGCCGTAGTCAACGAAAAGGGCACCCAGTACCTACGCCTGAGCGACGGCAGATTTATCAGCTTCCTCAATGTCAAGGAAGTGGTTGATCCGGGAACCGCCCCAATTGTGAAACCGGATGACGACAAGTCTGACGAAGAATAA
- a CDS encoding ABC transporter transmembrane domain-containing protein: protein MEKYPIPFIQHGISTISPLDGSMSHPNDSKRITKTALYSWVLYKNIPLQLMVVGIIVVTVAMRVLPLEMQKRIINEAIGLKDLPALWRYCALYIGAVTLAGILKYCINLMQVYIGEKTLKVVRERLYEHLLSLPVQFYRRTSPGNVISYLITEFIPVATFIGQAVAVPAVNVLTFLAMAAYMIHLNPTIGLISISIYPIELLILPRIQKYFRRANRQRIEHTQRLSGLVGEAVSGVHEVHSNASIPLEKKRFNAVIEKLYKATVTQNSIKFGIKFVNNFFMSLGPFVLFLIGGYYAIQGHFDVGAIVAFLSAYEKLYDPWKELMEFWQVYQDSSVRYNQIMRAFDHSPEFRQVSEGREPYALDNDIEIRNLTFVVGGNIRLLDNVSMSVKGGEHVALVGFSGSGKSTLALCVAQLYKYSGGSVLVGGREVSELTKQDISYNMGMVAQHPFIFDGTVKENLLYSCQSLAMQGGSCTPSGEAPTLDDLIKITQQVGLFTDILAFAFRSKLTADVSTETLKTAILASRQEFQEGEAGMYADVAEYIEFFDFKKYSQYMTVAENIAFGSALDQAFDQEHLHEHPQFILFLEEHGLDAHLTVLGETLARVITDELGPEPAHEAFKNSPIPEAEYGDYQKVANRLDSGEPLSEEERGLIFKLALAYIPGIHGQTVLDKGFVNRVVRSRQDFMEKVVQEYPNAFRFFSPDKYIGSLNIQDNILFGRVRADAEGAEEEINHRIMQALIMQGALEPVAEIGLNFEVGSMGDRLSGGQRQKVALARTFLKVPPVLILDEATAALDNKSQGRVQNILTNNWKGKSTVLAVIHRLDMLPYYDKVVVLKAGRIVEQGTYDELLESKGSLYTLIHGKED, encoded by the coding sequence TTGGAAAAATATCCTATTCCGTTTATACAACACGGAATTTCCACCATCAGCCCACTGGACGGTTCCATGTCCCATCCCAACGATTCGAAACGTATTACGAAAACAGCACTTTATTCATGGGTCCTTTATAAAAATATACCGCTTCAATTGATGGTGGTCGGCATCATCGTCGTTACGGTGGCAATGCGCGTTTTGCCCCTTGAGATGCAAAAGCGAATCATCAACGAAGCCATTGGGTTGAAGGATCTTCCCGCGTTGTGGCGATATTGTGCTTTGTACATCGGGGCCGTGACACTGGCCGGTATTCTCAAATATTGTATCAACCTGATGCAGGTATACATCGGTGAAAAGACGCTCAAGGTCGTGCGGGAGCGGTTGTATGAACATCTGCTTTCATTGCCGGTCCAGTTCTATCGTCGTACCTCTCCAGGCAATGTCATTTCTTATCTCATAACGGAATTTATCCCGGTCGCCACATTTATCGGTCAGGCCGTGGCCGTCCCCGCGGTGAACGTTTTGACCTTTCTGGCCATGGCCGCCTACATGATTCATCTGAATCCGACCATTGGACTCATTTCGATTTCCATTTATCCGATCGAATTGCTCATTTTACCCCGCATCCAAAAATATTTCCGACGCGCCAACCGGCAACGCATTGAGCATACGCAACGGCTGTCCGGCTTGGTGGGGGAAGCGGTCTCCGGTGTTCACGAAGTCCATTCCAATGCGTCCATCCCATTGGAAAAAAAACGGTTCAATGCGGTTATCGAAAAGTTGTACAAGGCGACAGTCACCCAGAACAGCATCAAATTCGGCATTAAATTCGTCAATAATTTTTTCATGAGTTTGGGACCATTCGTCCTTTTCCTGATTGGTGGATATTACGCTATTCAGGGCCATTTCGATGTGGGGGCGATCGTGGCGTTTCTCTCTGCTTACGAGAAGCTCTATGACCCGTGGAAGGAGTTGATGGAATTCTGGCAGGTCTATCAGGACAGTTCGGTTCGGTACAACCAGATCATGCGTGCCTTTGACCATTCGCCGGAATTCCGACAGGTCTCCGAGGGGCGGGAACCATATGCGCTCGACAATGATATTGAGATTCGGAATTTGACCTTTGTGGTTGGTGGCAACATTCGTTTGCTCGACAATGTGTCCATGAGTGTCAAGGGTGGGGAACATGTGGCGCTGGTCGGATTTTCCGGGTCGGGAAAATCGACGTTGGCTTTGTGTGTGGCCCAACTGTACAAGTACTCCGGTGGCAGTGTCCTTGTTGGAGGCCGGGAAGTCTCCGAGCTGACGAAACAGGATATTTCGTACAATATGGGCATGGTGGCTCAGCATCCGTTTATTTTTGACGGGACGGTCAAGGAGAATTTGTTGTACTCCTGCCAATCCCTGGCCATGCAGGGCGGGAGTTGCACCCCATCCGGTGAAGCCCCGACGTTGGACGACCTTATAAAAATTACCCAGCAGGTGGGGCTGTTTACGGATATTCTCGCCTTTGCTTTCCGGTCCAAGCTGACGGCGGACGTTTCGACTGAGACGCTGAAAACCGCGATTTTGGCCTCGCGTCAGGAGTTTCAGGAAGGCGAAGCCGGGATGTATGCTGATGTGGCTGAATATATCGAGTTTTTCGATTTCAAGAAATACAGCCAGTATATGACGGTTGCCGAGAATATCGCCTTTGGATCTGCGCTTGACCAGGCGTTTGACCAGGAACATCTGCATGAACATCCTCAGTTCATTCTTTTCCTTGAAGAACATGGACTTGATGCACATCTGACCGTGCTTGGCGAAACCCTGGCTCGGGTCATCACGGATGAATTGGGACCGGAGCCGGCACATGAGGCCTTCAAAAATAGTCCCATTCCGGAAGCCGAATATGGTGACTATCAGAAAGTCGCCAACCGACTGGATTCCGGCGAACCGCTTTCGGAAGAGGAGCGCGGCCTGATTTTCAAGTTAGCACTGGCGTATATCCCGGGCATTCACGGGCAAACCGTATTGGACAAGGGATTTGTCAATCGAGTGGTTCGTTCCCGTCAGGATTTCATGGAAAAGGTGGTTCAGGAGTATCCCAATGCCTTCCGGTTCTTTTCGCCGGATAAGTACATCGGTTCTTTGAATATTCAGGATAATATCCTGTTTGGTCGTGTCCGGGCGGATGCCGAGGGGGCCGAGGAGGAGATCAATCATCGCATCATGCAGGCGCTTATCATGCAGGGCGCGCTGGAGCCAGTGGCCGAGATCGGTTTGAACTTTGAAGTCGGGTCCATGGGGGATCGATTGTCCGGTGGACAGCGGCAGAAAGTCGCCTTGGCCCGGACTTTCTTGAAGGTGCCGCCCGTGTTGATTCTGGATGAAGCCACAGCCGCGTTGGACAACAAGTCTCAAGGCCGTGTGCAGAATATTCTGACCAACAATTGGAAGGGGAAATCCACGGTGCTGGCCGTGATTCATCGTTTGGACATGTTGCCTTACTACGACAAGGTCGTGGTGCTCAAGGCCGGGCGTATCGTGGAGCAGGGAACCTATGACGAATTGCTGGAAAGCAAGGGCTCATTGTATACGTTGATTCATGGGAAAGAAGATTAG